The following proteins are co-located in the Cherax quadricarinatus isolate ZL_2023a chromosome 26, ASM3850222v1, whole genome shotgun sequence genome:
- the LOC128691511 gene encoding uncharacterized protein, whose protein sequence is MRPYTVGVLALTVLVSVTGRPHAAGSGFGGGGGFGGGGGFGGGGGFGGGGGFGGGGGGGGIGGGGGFGGGGLGGGGGGIGNGKGVGGGGGIGGGGGLGGGGGGGIGGGGGGGGLGGGKGHGGGGGLGGGGGLGGGGGHGGGGGLGGGGGLGGGGGLGGGGGLGGGGGLGGGGGHGGGVGLGGGGGLGGGGGLGGGGGRGGGGGGGGGVGGGGGGGGGVGGGGGGGGGIGGGSGSGIGGGTHHGGGSSGTGGGFGGGSSGGAGAGFGGGSSGSAGGGFGGGSSGGAGGGFGGGSSGGAGGGFGGGSSGGAGGGFGGGSSGGAGGGFGGGSSGGAGGGFGGGSKGGAGGGFGGGGSGGGGLGGGGGGGIGGGGFGGGGVGGVGGGGGGGGGRGGGGGIGGGGGSGLGGGSHHGGSNKGTGSGFGGGGGSGGAGGGFGGGSSGGVGGGFGGGSSGGVGGGFGGGSSGGAGGGFGGGGKGGAGGGFGGGAGGGFGGGAGGGFGGGGGGGGGGGGGFGGGLGSTRGK, encoded by the exons ATG AGACCTTACACAGTCGGGGTCCTGGCCCTGACCGTCCTGGTGTCCGTGACGGGAAGACCTCATG CTGCAGGAAGCGGctttggaggtggtggaggatttggaggtggtggaggatttggaggtggtggaggatttggaggaggaggaggatttggaggaggaggaggaggtggtggcattggaggtggtggaggttttGGAGGTGGTGGattaggtggaggaggaggtggcatTGGTAATGGAAAAGGAGTAGGAGGCGGTGGTGGaattggaggaggtggaggacttggaggaggaggaggtggtggtattggaggaggaggaggaggtggaggacttggaggaggtaaaggacatggaggaggtggaggacttggaggaggtggaggacttggaggaggtggaggacatggaggaggtggaggacttggaggaggtggaggacttggaggaggtggaggacttggaggaggtggaggacttggaggaggtggaggacttggaggaggtggaggacatGGAGGAGGTGTAGGacttggaggaggtggaggacttggaggaggtggaggacttggaggaggtggtggtagaggaggaggaggaggaggaggaggaggagtaggaggaggaggaggaggaggaggaggagtaggaggaggaggaggaggtggtggtggaattgggggaggtagtggtagtggcatcGGAGGTGGTACTCatcatggtggtggcagtagcggtactggtggtggatttggtggtggtagcagtggcggtgctggtgctggatttggtggtggtagcagtggcagtgctggtggaggatttggtggtggtagcagtggcggtgctggtggaggatttggtggtggtagcagcggcggtgctggtggtggatttggtggtggtagcagtggcggtgctggtggtggatttggtggtggtagcagtggcggtgctggtggtggatttggtggtggtagcagtggcggtgctggtggaggatttggtggtggtagtaagggtggtgctggtggtggatttggtggaggtggcagtggaggtggaggacttggaggaggtggtggtggtggaataggAGGTGGAGGAtttggaggaggtggtgttggtggagtaggaggaggtggaggaggaggcggtggtagaggaggaggtggaggaattgGGGGAGGTGGCGGTAGTGGCCTTGGAGGTGGTAGTCATCATGGTGGCAGCAATAAAGGTACTGGTAGtggatttggtggtggtggtggcagtggcggtgctggtggaggatttggtggtggcagcagtggcggtgttggtggtggatttggtggtggtagcagtggcggtgttggtggtggatttggtggtggtagcagtggcggtgctggtggaggatttggtggtggtggtaagggtggtgctggtggaggatTTGGCGGCGGTGCTGGTGGAGGATTTGGCGGCGGTGCTGGCGGTGGAtttggtggcggcggtggcggcggtggaggCGGTGGCGGCGGATTCGGCGGCGGTCTTGGAA GCACTCGTGGTAAataa